GGAATTGATACAGTTGAAAAACTCTGTAATGCCAGTAAATCTATGTTAAGAAAAGTGTGGGGAGGAATTGAAGGTGAAAGAATGTACATGCAATTACGAGGAGAAATTGTTAAACGTCCTCCCACACATCGAACAACAATAGGTCATTCTCATGTTATGCCGCCAGATCTCCGTTCGAAAGAAGGTGCTTATTCAGTTTTGCATAGACTATTACAAAAAGCTGCAATGAGATTGAGATATATGGGATTTGTATGCGGTACAATGTCTATAAAAGTAAAATTTTTAAGCGGGAAAAAATGGAGAAATGAAATTTCATTTAATCATACTCAAAATACAATTGCATTAATAAAAGCTTTCGAGGAAATGTGGAAAGATTATCCTCCAATTAAAGAAAAACCAATTGCTGTTGCTGTTACTCTCTATAATCTTATGCTCGAAAATTATAATACACTTTCGTTGTTTGAAGATGATAATAAATTCAAATCCTTAAACAATGCTATCGATTTATTAAACAAAAAGTTTGGATATGGAGCTGCATATTTTGCTGGTTCACACTTCGCAGTTAATTCAGCACCAATGAGAATTGCATTTACACAAATTCCAAATGTTGAAATAGAAGATGATGATATTGAAGAAATTTGATGAGTTTAATTTACATCAATTAACTTTTTGATAAATTGTACTGGCTTTAGTCAATTAGAAAGAGCTAAAGCCAGTATTTATATCATATAAGTTTGGTTTATTAATTACTTCTTTTCAAATACGAGTCTTCCAGCACCAGGATAACGAACTACAATTGTATCACCACTTTCATATTTATTCATTAATAGTTCTGTAGATAAAGGATTAATCAAATATTTTTGAATTGTTCGTTTAAGGGGACGAGCACCATAAGTTACATCGTATCCATGTTGCATAAGGAAATCTTTAACATCTTCTTCAACTTCGAGTGATAAACCTTTTTCTGCAAGCATACTTCCAACTCTTTGCAATTGTATATCGATAATCTTTTTAATTTCATTTTTAAGAAGTGGTTTGAATAAAACGATTTCATCAATTCTGTTTAGAAACTCAGGTCTAATTGTTTGACGTAATAATTCTGTTAAAGCAATTCGTAATTCGCCCATTACATATTCAAAGTTATTTTCATCAATCGAACTTAATTTTTCCTGTATTAAGTGAGAGCCAAGATTGGAAGTCATAATAATTATTGTATTTTTGAAATCGACTGTCCTTCCCTGATTATCTGTTAATCGTCCATCATCAAGTACTT
This is a stretch of genomic DNA from Rosettibacter firmus. It encodes these proteins:
- a CDS encoding DNA polymerase Y family protein, giving the protein MPLRNLFIDFNSFFASCEQQQFPHLRGKPVAVVPVKADTTCCIAASYEAKKYGIKTGTLVADAKKVCPELHIVQARHRVYIEYHHKLIQAIETCIPVDAVYSIDEMSCTLIGKQQERENAIALAKKIKETIYKQVGECLKCSIGIAPNQYLAKTATDMQKPDGLVVIEEKDLPHILYSLKLSDLVGIGRRMEPRLRKFGIDTVEKLCNASKSMLRKVWGGIEGERMYMQLRGEIVKRPPTHRTTIGHSHVMPPDLRSKEGAYSVLHRLLQKAAMRLRYMGFVCGTMSIKVKFLSGKKWRNEISFNHTQNTIALIKAFEEMWKDYPPIKEKPIAVAVTLYNLMLENYNTLSLFEDDNKFKSLNNAIDLLNKKFGYGAAYFAGSHFAVNSAPMRIAFTQIPNVEIEDDDIEEI